In the Geobacter sp. FeAm09 genome, one interval contains:
- a CDS encoding DegT/DnrJ/EryC1/StrS aminotransferase family protein, producing the protein MIPMVDLKTQYHTLKAEIDTAVLAALESSQFILGPNVTALEQEAAAYLGAPHAVTCASGTDALHLAILAAGIGPGDEVITSPFTFIATAEAICYAGATPVFADIDPQTFNLDPVMVEKAITPRTKAIIPVHLFGQPADMAAFSAICEKHNLLLIEDCAQSFGAAIDGRMTGTIGMLGCFSFFPSKNLGCYGDGGMVTCATAELAEQVKVLRNHGSRVRYHHSMIGFNSRLDDIQAAILRVKLKRIDEFNAGRRRVAQLYSSLLADVATVPHEDGKGRHVYHQYTILTDRRDAVMAKLSEQQIASAVYYPIPLHKQDVFAQACAGVSLPVAEKVAGSCMSLPVYPEMPDASVRLVAETVKEVLVG; encoded by the coding sequence ATGATACCGATGGTAGACTTGAAGACCCAATACCACACCCTGAAAGCTGAAATAGACACGGCCGTTCTCGCCGCCCTGGAGAGCAGCCAGTTTATCCTGGGCCCCAACGTGACCGCCCTGGAGCAGGAGGCGGCCGCATACCTGGGCGCGCCCCACGCCGTCACCTGCGCATCGGGCACCGACGCCCTGCACCTGGCGATCCTGGCGGCCGGCATCGGCCCGGGGGATGAGGTCATCACCTCGCCGTTCACCTTCATCGCCACGGCCGAGGCCATCTGCTACGCCGGGGCCACGCCGGTCTTCGCGGACATCGACCCCCAAACCTTCAACCTGGACCCGGTCATGGTCGAAAAGGCCATCACCCCCCGGACCAAAGCGATCATCCCGGTGCATCTCTTCGGCCAGCCGGCCGACATGGCCGCGTTCAGCGCCATCTGCGAGAAGCACAACCTGCTTCTCATCGAGGATTGCGCCCAGTCCTTCGGTGCCGCGATCGATGGCCGCATGACCGGCACCATAGGCATGCTGGGCTGCTTCAGCTTCTTCCCCAGCAAGAACCTGGGATGCTACGGCGACGGCGGCATGGTCACCTGCGCCACGGCCGAGTTGGCCGAGCAGGTCAAGGTGCTGCGCAACCACGGCAGCCGGGTACGGTATCACCACAGCATGATCGGTTTCAACAGCCGTCTCGACGACATCCAGGCCGCCATCCTGCGGGTGAAGCTCAAGCGGATCGACGAATTCAACGCCGGCCGCCGCCGTGTGGCGCAGCTCTACTCGTCCCTGCTGGCCGACGTGGCCACCGTTCCCCATGAGGATGGCAAGGGACGGCACGTTTACCACCAGTACACGATCCTGACCGACCGGCGCGATGCCGTCATGGCAAAACTCTCCGAACAGCAGATCGCCTCGGCCGTCTACTACCCCATCCCGCTCCACAAACAGGATGTCTTTGCCCAGGCCTGCGCCGGCGTGAGCCTGCCGGTGGCCGAAAAAGTGGCCGGCAGCTGCATGTCGCTCCCCGTCTACCCGGAAATGCCCGACGCGTCGGTGCGCCTGGTGGCGGAAACCGTCAAAGAGGTACTGGTTGGCTAA
- the lpxB gene encoding lipid-A-disaccharide synthase produces the protein MPDIVPSTAQRNIMIVAGEASGDIYGADLVRAALKLDPTLRFFGIGGARMREAGVETLVDSADMAVVGLVEVLKHFDVISGAFLTLKKLLSTDRPDLLILIDYPGFNLRLAKAARRAGVKVLYYISPQIWAWRQGRVRKIARLVDHMAVILPFEAPFYERAGVPVSFVGHPMIDLVTVTRERDEAAASFGLDPGRRIVGLFPGSRRNEIERLLPVIIEAATLLKRRFPDIQFALPLASTLRDEDIVPHLAAAGLEVTITRERIHDLIRACDAVVSVSGTVTLEIALVGTPMVIIYKLSPLTYQLAKHLVKVNNIGLCNIVAGETVVRELIQHEANPAMIADEIGSILTDAGYAGAIRGKLAAIRERLGGGGASANVARLILATMEDQ, from the coding sequence ATGCCCGACATTGTTCCATCGACGGCACAGCGGAATATCATGATCGTGGCGGGTGAGGCCTCCGGCGACATCTACGGCGCCGACCTGGTCCGCGCGGCGCTCAAACTCGACCCGACACTGCGTTTTTTCGGCATCGGCGGAGCGCGCATGCGCGAGGCCGGGGTGGAGACGCTGGTGGATTCGGCCGATATGGCCGTGGTGGGGCTGGTGGAGGTGCTCAAGCATTTCGATGTCATCTCGGGCGCCTTCCTCACGCTGAAAAAGCTCCTGTCTACCGACCGGCCCGACCTGCTGATCCTGATCGATTATCCCGGTTTCAACCTGCGCCTGGCCAAGGCGGCCCGAAGGGCCGGCGTCAAGGTGCTCTACTACATCAGTCCGCAGATCTGGGCCTGGCGCCAGGGACGGGTCAGGAAGATCGCACGGCTGGTGGATCACATGGCGGTGATCCTCCCCTTCGAGGCCCCCTTTTACGAGCGGGCCGGGGTGCCGGTCTCCTTCGTGGGGCATCCCATGATCGACCTGGTCACGGTCACCCGGGAGCGGGACGAGGCGGCCGCAAGCTTCGGACTCGATCCCGGGCGCAGGATTGTCGGGCTCTTCCCCGGCAGCCGCCGCAACGAGATCGAGCGGCTCCTGCCGGTGATCATCGAAGCCGCCACCCTGCTGAAGCGGCGCTTTCCCGACATCCAGTTTGCGCTTCCCCTGGCGTCCACGCTGCGCGATGAGGATATCGTTCCGCATCTTGCGGCGGCCGGCCTTGAGGTCACCATCACCCGGGAACGGATTCATGACCTGATCCGGGCCTGCGACGCCGTCGTTTCCGTTTCCGGCACCGTCACCCTGGAAATCGCCTTGGTGGGCACCCCCATGGTGATCATCTACAAGCTCTCGCCCCTCACCTACCAACTGGCAAAACACCTGGTGAAGGTGAACAACATCGGCCTCTGCAACATCGTCGCCGGAGAAACCGTGGTCCGGGAACTCATCCAGCATGAGGCCAATCCGGCCATGATCGCGGACGAGATCGGTTCGATCCTGACGGATGCCGGCTACGCCGGGGCGATACGGGGAAAACTGGCGGCCATACGGGAGAGGTTGGGCGGTGGCGGCGCATCCGCCAATGTGGCGCGACTGATACTGGCAACAATGGAAGATCAATGA